From one Bifidobacterium sp. WK012_4_13 genomic stretch:
- a CDS encoding type 1 glutamine amidotransferase domain-containing protein, whose amino-acid sequence MGSLQHAKALIIVNNWGIEETEMTRPLDDLRKAGATVTLAAPNADEIATVEHDRHESASYAPDAILDDVDSADYDMLIVPGGTCNVDRLRINPKAISLAQEFAKAKKPIAAICHGPWLLVNAGLTSGKTLTSCRYIAADVENSGGVYRDQELLIDDSQDWRLITSRNPGDLDAFVDAIESTLSD is encoded by the coding sequence ATGGGTTCACTGCAACATGCAAAGGCTCTGATCATCGTCAACAATTGGGGCATCGAAGAGACCGAGATGACGCGTCCGCTAGATGATCTGCGCAAGGCAGGGGCGACGGTCACCCTGGCTGCGCCGAACGCCGACGAGATAGCGACCGTCGAGCATGACCGTCATGAGTCAGCGTCATACGCGCCGGATGCGATCCTCGACGATGTCGACTCGGCAGATTATGACATGCTGATCGTCCCTGGCGGCACATGCAACGTTGACCGCCTGCGCATAAATCCCAAGGCGATATCCCTGGCACAGGAATTTGCCAAGGCCAAGAAGCCCATCGCCGCGATATGCCACGGACCGTGGTTGCTGGTCAACGCAGGTCTCACCTCGGGAAAGACGCTCACCAGCTGCCGCTACATTGCGGCCGATGTGGAGAATTCAGGAGGTGTGTATCGCGATCAGGAACTGCTTATCGACGATTCTCAGGACTGGCGACTGATCACATCTCGCAATCCTGGCGATTTGGATGCCTTCGTCGATGCAATCGAATCGACCCTGAGCGATTAA
- a CDS encoding acylphosphatase — translation MEEWLRSDDRHRDSGDGGETIHPRHIRIHARVFGRVQGVGFRYSAVRVAKRVQVTGWVRNERDGSVTVEAQGSDQAIGALERWLGEGPSWAHVDNIEIERIRPRKERDFVVR, via the coding sequence TTGGAGGAATGGTTGCGATCCGACGATCGCCATCGTGATTCGGGAGACGGCGGCGAGACGATTCATCCGCGTCACATTCGAATTCATGCAAGGGTCTTCGGTCGGGTACAGGGCGTCGGCTTTCGCTATTCTGCAGTGAGGGTCGCGAAGCGCGTGCAAGTCACAGGCTGGGTCCGCAATGAGCGTGATGGCTCGGTCACGGTCGAGGCTCAGGGAAGTGATCAGGCGATCGGGGCGTTGGAACGGTGGTTGGGCGAGGGGCCTTCATGGGCGCATGTCGACAACATTGAGATTGAACGAATCAGGCCTCGCAAGGAGCGTGACTTCGTAGTCAGGTAA